A single Cannabis sativa cultivar Pink pepper isolate KNU-18-1 chromosome 7, ASM2916894v1, whole genome shotgun sequence DNA region contains:
- the LOC115696858 gene encoding tyrosine decarboxylase yields the protein MGSLGDFDYQMNNNISSSNDMTNPMDPEEFRRQGHMMIDFIADYYKNIEKYPVLSQVEPGYLKKRLPKSAPYYPESIETIMSDVKDHIVPGITHWQSPNYYAYFPSSGSIAGFLGEMLATGFNVVGFNWMSSPAATELESIVMDWLGDMLRLPKSFLFSGNGGGVLQGTTCEAILCTLVAARDRTLNKIGKENIGKLSVYCSDQTHCAFKKAAQIAGINMNNFRIIPTTLSSAFSMSPEVLRKTIVADMEDGLVPIFLLATIGTTSTTAVDPLGPLCNVAKDYGMWVHVDAAYAGSICICPEFRHFIDGVEGANSFSFNAHKWFFTTLDCCCLWVKDPSALTKSLTTDPEYLKNKATESKQVVDYKDWQLALSRRFRSLKLWMVLRSYGVEKLRGFLRSHVKMAKMFEANVVSDDRFEIVVPRYFANVCFRISPKAITTKSVLSEINGTTARRNSGAEKALTINEINTKLMDSINGSGRIYLTHSVVDGIYLIRFAVGASLTEECHVATAWKVVKEHADAILSRYTTNEFGLGQ from the coding sequence ATGGGAAGCCTAGGCGACTTCGATTACCAAATGAACAACAACATCTCTTCCTCAAATGACATGACTAACCCAATGGACCCTGAAGAGTTCAGGCGCCAAGGCCACATGATGATCGATTTCATAGCTGATTACTACAAAAACATTGAGAAATACCCTGTTTTGAGCCAAGTTGAACCCGGTTATCTCAAGAAAAGACTCCCTAAATCTGCACCTTATTATCCTGAGTCTATTGAGACTATCATGAGTGACGTAAAAGACCATATTGTCCCTGGCATAACTCACTGGCAAAGTCCTAACTACTATGCTTACTTTCCATCCAGTGGCAGCATTGCTGGCTTTCTCGGCGAAATGCTAGCCACTGGATTTAATGTTGTTGGTTTTAACTGGATGTCCTCTCCAGCTGCTACTGAGCTGGAGAGTATCGTCATGGATTGGCTTGGTGACATGTTAAGACTTCCTAAGTCATTTCTCTTCTCGGGAAATGGCGGTGGGGTCTTGCAAGGAACCACCTGCGAGGCTATCTTGTGTACCCTCGTGGCTGCTCGTGATAGGACACTGAATAAGATTGGGAAAGAGAATATCGGAAAACTTTCCGTTTATTGTTCTGACCAAACTCATTGCGCTTTCAAGAAAGCTGCTCAGATTGCTGGGATCAACATGAACAACTTTCGCATCATACCAACAACGTTGTCCTCAGCCTTTTCTATGTCACCCGAGGTTTTACGTAAAACGATAGTAGCTGACATGGAAGATGGGCTCGTCCCCATCTTCCTTCTAGCTACTATCGGAACAACCTCAACTACTGCAGTGGACCCACTTGGACCGCTTTGCAACGTTGCAAAGGATTACGGAATGTGGGTCCATGTAGACGCGGCATATGCAGGTAGTATCTGCATATGCCCCGAGTTCCGTCATTTCATCGACGGAGTCGAAGGAGCTAACTCATTCAGCTTCAATGctcacaaatggttcttcaccaCCTTGGATTGCTGTTGCCTTTGGGTCAAAGACCCCAGTGCGTTGACCAAATCGTTGACCACCGATCCTGAGTATCTGAAGAACAAAGCCACCGAGTCAAAGCAAGTCGTTGACTACAAAGATTGGCAGTTAGCTCTCAGCAGAAGATTCCGTTCCCTGAAACTGTGGATGGTTCTCCGATCTTACGGTGTGGAAAAGCTACGTGGGTTTCTCCGAAGCCACGTGAAAATGGCGAAGATGTTCGAAGCAAATGTTGTCTCCGACGACAGGTTTGAGATTGTCGTTCCTAGATACTTTGCTAACGTTTGTTTCAGAATATCTCCCAAGGCTATAACTACAAAGTCCGTACTTTCCGAGATTAACGGAACGACGGCTAGGAGGAACAGCGGCGCTGAAAAAGCGTTGACCATCAACGAGATTAATACGAAGCTGATGGATTCTATTAACGGGTCGGGTCGGATCTATTTGACCCATTCGGTTGTAGATGGTATATACTTGATCCGGTTCGCAGTTGGTGCTAGTCTGACGGAGGAGTGCCACGTGGCAACGGCTTGGAAAGTGGTTAAAGAACATGCAGATGCTATATTGAGTAGGTATACAACGAATGAATTTGGACTTGGTCAATAA